One Deefgea tanakiae genomic region harbors:
- a CDS encoding FecCD family ABC transporter permease, producing MTAGQTSARTSARLTPKKAAATLSILGLFMLLTVAASLCFGSTTYRPWQLWGGADEAALARDVVLELRLPRTLAALAVGGLLALAGTLQQVLLRNPLADPYILGTSGGASVGALLALLLGVGTLGVNAAAGTGALLSILIVFLLAGRDHSATQTRLLLTGVALAAFCGALSSLLLSMAPDGLLRGMIFWLMGDLAGAHWQSATAVLLVLLLLIWPLARELNIMGMSSEASFSLGLNHIHLRWILYFAAALASALAVTTAGMIGFVGLIVPHALRLVIGQDLRLLLPAAAIAGGIVLLIADILARTLIAPQQLPVGVVMALLGVPVFLFLLSKRAQR from the coding sequence ATGACTGCTGGTCAAACATCCGCTCGGACATCTGCCCGCCTGACGCCCAAAAAAGCCGCCGCGACGCTGAGTATTTTGGGACTGTTCATGTTGCTCACGGTCGCGGCCAGCCTCTGTTTTGGTTCGACAACCTATCGGCCGTGGCAATTGTGGGGTGGGGCAGATGAAGCGGCGCTGGCGCGCGATGTAGTGTTGGAATTACGCTTGCCCCGCACATTGGCGGCGCTGGCGGTTGGCGGCTTGCTCGCCTTGGCGGGCACATTGCAACAAGTGTTGCTCAGGAATCCCTTGGCCGATCCATATATCTTGGGTACTTCTGGCGGGGCGAGTGTGGGTGCGTTGTTGGCGCTATTACTGGGGGTGGGTACTTTGGGCGTGAATGCGGCGGCGGGAACCGGTGCTTTGCTCAGTATTCTGATTGTGTTTTTGTTGGCGGGGCGCGATCACTCGGCGACGCAAACCCGACTGCTATTAACTGGTGTGGCGCTGGCTGCATTTTGTGGTGCGCTCTCGTCCTTGCTACTGAGCATGGCGCCCGATGGTTTGCTGCGCGGGATGATTTTTTGGCTGATGGGCGACTTGGCTGGGGCGCATTGGCAGTCGGCCACTGCGGTACTGCTCGTCTTGCTGCTACTGATTTGGCCTTTGGCGCGTGAGTTAAATATTATGGGTATGAGCTCAGAAGCATCCTTTTCTCTAGGCTTGAATCATATACATCTAAGGTGGATTTTGTATTTTGCTGCCGCATTGGCCAGCGCCTTAGCGGTGACTACCGCTGGCATGATCGGCTTTGTTGGTCTCATCGTACCGCATGCATTGCGCTTGGTAATTGGCCAAGATTTGCGGCTTTTATTGCCCGCAGCGGCCATTGCAGGCGGCATTGTGCTGTTGATTGCCGATATTCTGGCGCGTACCTTGATCGCGCCACAGCAATTGCCGGTCGGTGTCGTGATGGCTTTGCTCGGTGTGCCGGTATTTTTGTTTTTGCTCAGTAAAAGGGCGCAGCGATGA
- a CDS encoding TonB-dependent receptor domain-containing protein produces the protein MTSRPTFIHFTLRPIPLLLGALLVAPATTYADDIAVLNPVVVTAAGFEQQIREAPASISVITGEELRTRPFNNLADAVRNIEGISVTGYTPNDKDIQIRGLPGEYTLILVDGKRQNTRETTNRGSGGVQASLIPPLAAIERVEVIRGPMSSLYGADAMGGVINIITRKVGKEWQGTVGVNGTLQEDSAYGNTAAGDFWLSGPLKEGLLGLQIFGNYSDRAEDSIYYPSNGTTGAFGTKNTNVGIKLTLTPTENQDFILEAGRNELTYDSTVGKTSTKALGNLENVNSRDNISLTHNGRWGWGLTSMALYQEKGTETNTKNGVDERAPREITNTTFDGFVTLPFDRHVLKFGTQLIRNELSGLANEFPVAGHAVSPNDASAKSWALFLEDEYALTNQLSLTGGLRMDDSDLYGSHWSPRLYAVYKLNDFWTVRGGAATGFKAPTLRQTTAGYCMTTGRANTGLRPGSLCGNPNLKPEESTTQELGVRYDGSQGESFSLTIFNNDFENKVVSYDTGKKDPRNKNYNIYVYDNLDEAVIRGAELAGNWPINRQWAVSGNYTYTYSSREGGKEPAYNGSSLDGQPLSRTPKHMLNAHVDWTPTEKWSNYLHAKYSGEEVFAGFRNGAMNTRTRPGSLTFDLGARYTVNKQLSVSLAVLNLTDKIVDVDTRTREKGLDGNWMVDEGRRYWMKVDTNF, from the coding sequence ATGACTTCGCGGCCAACATTCATCCATTTTACTTTACGGCCAATTCCATTATTGCTAGGGGCCTTGTTGGTCGCTCCTGCGACGACTTACGCTGACGACATCGCAGTTTTAAATCCAGTGGTCGTCACTGCAGCAGGTTTTGAGCAGCAAATTCGCGAAGCGCCAGCCAGTATTTCTGTGATTACAGGCGAAGAATTACGGACAAGGCCATTTAACAATCTGGCCGATGCGGTACGAAATATTGAAGGGATTAGCGTTACGGGCTATACGCCCAACGATAAAGACATCCAAATTCGCGGTTTGCCAGGCGAGTACACGCTTATCTTGGTCGATGGTAAACGCCAAAATACGCGCGAGACGACCAATCGTGGCTCGGGCGGGGTGCAGGCATCATTGATCCCACCGTTGGCGGCGATTGAACGGGTTGAGGTTATTCGTGGCCCGATGTCGTCCTTGTATGGAGCAGATGCAATGGGCGGTGTGATTAATATTATTACGCGCAAAGTCGGTAAAGAATGGCAAGGCACAGTCGGCGTCAATGGCACGCTGCAAGAAGATTCTGCCTACGGCAATACGGCAGCGGGTGATTTTTGGTTAAGTGGGCCGTTGAAGGAAGGTTTGTTGGGCTTACAAATTTTTGGTAACTATAGCGATCGTGCTGAAGATTCGATTTATTACCCGAGCAATGGCACGACAGGTGCTTTTGGCACTAAAAACACCAATGTCGGTATCAAGCTAACGCTAACGCCAACTGAAAACCAAGATTTTATTTTAGAGGCGGGGCGCAACGAGCTGACCTACGACAGCACGGTAGGCAAAACGAGTACCAAGGCGCTGGGGAATTTAGAAAATGTCAATTCACGTGACAATATCAGCCTGACGCACAATGGTCGCTGGGGTTGGGGCTTAACGTCGATGGCCTTGTATCAAGAAAAAGGGACCGAAACCAATACTAAAAATGGCGTTGATGAGCGTGCGCCGCGCGAGATTACCAACACCACTTTTGATGGTTTCGTGACCTTACCATTTGATCGGCATGTTTTGAAGTTCGGAACGCAACTTATTCGCAATGAGTTATCCGGTTTGGCCAATGAGTTTCCTGTGGCAGGCCATGCCGTCAGTCCCAATGATGCCAGCGCGAAATCATGGGCATTATTCTTAGAGGATGAATACGCCTTAACCAATCAACTGTCGTTGACCGGCGGTTTGCGGATGGATGATTCTGACTTGTATGGCTCGCATTGGAGCCCACGTTTATATGCCGTATATAAATTGAATGACTTTTGGACTGTGCGCGGCGGTGCAGCGACGGGGTTTAAAGCGCCTACGCTACGGCAAACCACAGCGGGTTATTGCATGACCACGGGGCGAGCTAATACAGGATTGCGGCCGGGCTCATTGTGCGGCAATCCGAATTTGAAGCCAGAAGAAAGTACGACGCAGGAACTCGGCGTTCGTTATGACGGTAGCCAAGGCGAATCATTCTCGCTGACCATCTTTAACAATGACTTTGAGAATAAAGTTGTTAGTTATGACACCGGGAAAAAAGACCCGCGTAATAAAAATTACAATATTTATGTTTACGACAACCTCGATGAAGCGGTGATTCGTGGTGCTGAGTTAGCCGGAAATTGGCCAATTAACCGTCAATGGGCCGTTTCGGGTAATTACACCTATACGTACTCCAGTCGCGAAGGCGGTAAAGAGCCAGCGTATAACGGCAGCTCTCTCGATGGTCAGCCGCTCAGCCGAACGCCTAAGCATATGCTCAATGCGCATGTGGATTGGACTCCGACGGAAAAATGGTCAAATTACTTGCATGCCAAGTACTCCGGTGAGGAGGTGTTTGCGGGTTTCCGTAATGGTGCAATGAATACCCGAACCCGCCCTGGCTCCCTCACGTTTGATTTGGGTGCGCGCTACACCGTCAACAAGCAACTGAGTGTGAGCCTGGCGGTGTTGAATTTGACCGACAAAATCGTCGATGTGGATACGCGAACTCGCGAAAAAGGTTTGGATGGTAATTGGATGGTCGATGAAGGTCGTCGTTACTGGATGAAAGTGGATACAAACTTTTAA
- a CDS encoding helix-turn-helix transcriptional regulator, translated as MLEMASLKSQRDGNHVQLWAEQPKPVLAGRVFYEEFHNTLTLHCSDIELTQQVQSHAQFMPGIKLIIMLQGDIAMNTGDIIQGVYARQNGCFLLATQEPEPYSRAMLALGKQKQIVLSISSEWFEDGGYSQIPSFKTTEKFCQQHLAHHQWAANPRLQHLSNNLLMCMGKNDHLHKLQRESDALQLLMLGLEPIANQLPAQLDYRAEQRIHTLLEMLRSGEADQWSLRQMAQAVGSNTTTLQKQFQLKTGTSIFAYLRHYKLELARQQLLQGLNVTDAAMIAGYNNPANFATAFKRQFGQLPKDVRRFLSTQ; from the coding sequence ATGCTTGAAATGGCCAGCCTCAAATCACAACGTGACGGCAACCACGTGCAACTCTGGGCAGAGCAGCCCAAGCCCGTGTTAGCGGGGCGCGTTTTTTATGAAGAATTTCATAACACACTCACCCTGCATTGCAGCGACATCGAGCTAACACAGCAAGTGCAAAGTCACGCACAGTTTATGCCGGGCATTAAATTAATCATTATGTTGCAAGGGGACATTGCCATGAATACAGGCGACATAATCCAAGGTGTTTATGCCCGACAAAATGGTTGCTTCTTACTCGCCACTCAAGAACCAGAACCCTACAGCCGGGCGATGCTCGCACTAGGAAAGCAAAAACAAATCGTGCTAAGTATTAGCTCAGAATGGTTTGAAGACGGTGGTTACAGCCAAATACCCAGCTTTAAAACCACTGAAAAATTTTGCCAGCAACATCTGGCACATCACCAGTGGGCCGCTAACCCTCGACTTCAGCATTTGAGTAACAATTTACTCATGTGCATGGGTAAAAACGATCATTTACACAAATTGCAAAGAGAATCAGATGCATTACAACTATTAATGCTAGGTCTTGAGCCGATTGCGAACCAATTGCCAGCACAACTAGATTATCGTGCCGAGCAACGTATTCATACGCTGCTAGAAATGTTACGCAGCGGAGAGGCGGATCAATGGTCGCTACGGCAAATGGCGCAAGCCGTCGGCAGCAACACGACCACATTACAAAAACAGTTTCAATTAAAAACTGGAACGAGTATTTTCGCTTATTTGCGGCATTACAAACTAGAACTCGCACGCCAGCAATTATTACAAGGGCTAAACGTAACCGATGCTGCGATGATTGCTGGCTACAATAACCCCGCTAACTTTGCGACGGCATTTAAACGCCAATTTGGCCAATTACCAAAAGACGTGCGCAGATTTTTATCTACGCAATAA
- a CDS encoding cobyric acid synthase: MPTLMIQGCTSDAGKSTLTAALCRLLQRRGISVAPFKPQNMALNSAVTQDGGEIGRAQAVQAFACGLAPHTDMNPVLLKPSSDCRAQVIIQGKSIGNLDAVDYHDYKKTAKAAVFDSWHRLASQYDWVLVEGAGSPAEVNLRAGDIANMGFAEEADCPVWLVADIDRGGVFAHFVGTLACLSESEQARIKGFIINRFRGDIALLQPGCDWLESKTGKPVLAVVPYLHGLDIAAEDAVPRTASGKEGDFSIVIATLPHISNHTDFDPLRRITGVNCRFANPNQPLPKCDLLILPGSKNTQGDLVWLREQGWDAQIAQHLRYGGKLLGVCGGYQMLGETIIDSECIESQQLSSNGLAYIPMSTRLEPEKQLRNVVGQFISNGTAVAGYEIHLGQSEICSSEFTPLFQLSDGRSDGVISPDGQIIGTYLHGLFDQPEALAHLMQWAGWHGAGVDLPDADVILNREIDRLSDAIDAAMDWRKAGEAGWL, from the coding sequence ATGCCAACGTTGATGATTCAAGGCTGTACCTCGGATGCGGGTAAGTCCACGCTCACCGCCGCGCTGTGTCGTTTGTTGCAACGGCGTGGGATTTCGGTTGCGCCATTCAAGCCGCAAAACATGGCGCTCAATTCAGCGGTAACGCAAGACGGTGGTGAGATCGGCCGTGCGCAAGCCGTGCAGGCCTTTGCCTGCGGACTCGCGCCGCATACCGATATGAATCCGGTCTTGCTCAAACCATCGAGTGATTGCCGCGCGCAAGTGATCATTCAAGGGAAATCAATCGGCAATCTGGATGCAGTGGATTATCACGACTACAAAAAGACCGCCAAAGCCGCGGTGTTTGATTCATGGCATCGTTTGGCGAGTCAATATGATTGGGTGCTAGTCGAAGGGGCGGGTAGCCCCGCCGAAGTGAATCTAAGGGCGGGCGATATCGCCAATATGGGTTTTGCCGAAGAAGCGGATTGCCCGGTGTGGCTGGTGGCCGATATTGATCGTGGCGGCGTTTTTGCGCACTTTGTCGGTACGCTGGCGTGCTTGAGCGAGTCGGAGCAAGCGCGAATTAAAGGCTTTATCATTAATCGCTTTCGCGGTGATATCGCGCTGCTGCAGCCGGGCTGCGATTGGCTGGAGTCGAAAACGGGTAAGCCGGTACTCGCCGTTGTGCCGTATCTGCATGGCTTAGACATTGCCGCGGAAGACGCGGTACCGAGGACGGCCAGTGGCAAGGAGGGCGACTTCAGTATTGTGATTGCCACTCTACCGCATATTTCGAATCACACCGACTTTGACCCGTTGCGGCGCATTACAGGCGTCAATTGCCGATTCGCCAATCCGAATCAACCGCTGCCCAAGTGTGATTTATTGATTTTGCCCGGCAGCAAAAATACCCAAGGCGATTTGGTATGGCTGCGCGAGCAGGGTTGGGATGCGCAAATCGCACAGCATTTACGCTATGGTGGCAAATTGCTCGGCGTCTGCGGCGGCTATCAAATGCTGGGTGAGACAATTATTGATAGTGAATGTATTGAGTCGCAGCAATTATCAAGCAATGGCTTGGCTTATATACCCATGAGTACTCGTTTAGAGCCAGAAAAACAACTCCGCAATGTAGTTGGGCAATTTATTTCAAATGGCACGGCTGTGGCGGGTTATGAAATCCACTTAGGGCAAAGTGAAATTTGCAGTTCTGAATTTACGCCACTATTTCAACTGAGCGATGGCCGTAGCGATGGTGTCATCTCACCCGACGGACAAATCATCGGCACTTACTTGCACGGACTATTCGATCAACCAGAAGCCTTAGCGCATTTAATGCAATGGGCTGGCTGGCACGGGGCAGGGGTGGATCTACCCGATGCCGATGTCATCTTAAATCGTGAAATTGATCGACTTAGCGATGCGATTGATGCGGCAATGGATTGGCGGAAGGCGGGCGAGGCAGGTTGGCTGTGA
- a CDS encoding ABC transporter ATP-binding protein — MSLLQTQNLSLKQGERILIAGLNLTIGTGEAWIVLGENGCGKSTLLSALAGWFKPYGGAVMLGGQAITQVVPAQRALAMAWQTQQDECPFPLTTLEKTLTGRHPHLSRWEWESDADLVLAQQQLARLDLADFGARDLASLSGGERRRVSLATVLTQQAPLLLLDEPLSQLDLRHQQQALGVLREEVQEGRSIVMVSHDPNHAAQFATHALLLFGNGEWQAGVLADVLNAEMLSKLYHHPVFEMQQDGKSWFVPIA; from the coding sequence ATGAGTTTGCTACAAACCCAAAATTTGAGCCTAAAACAAGGCGAGCGCATACTAATTGCGGGTCTGAATTTGACGATCGGCACGGGTGAAGCGTGGATTGTTTTGGGCGAAAATGGCTGCGGCAAAAGTACGTTGTTATCCGCCTTGGCCGGCTGGTTTAAGCCTTATGGCGGGGCTGTTATGCTAGGCGGTCAAGCCATCACACAGGTCGTTCCCGCGCAGCGCGCGCTAGCGATGGCTTGGCAAACACAGCAAGACGAATGCCCGTTTCCGTTGACCACACTCGAAAAAACATTAACTGGTCGCCACCCGCATCTAAGCCGTTGGGAGTGGGAGAGCGATGCTGATTTAGTGCTGGCGCAGCAGCAATTGGCGCGGCTGGATTTGGCCGATTTCGGTGCGCGTGATTTGGCGAGTTTATCGGGTGGTGAGCGCCGTCGCGTGTCGCTTGCCACCGTGCTTACGCAGCAAGCGCCGTTGTTGTTGCTTGACGAGCCCCTGTCGCAACTCGACTTGCGCCATCAGCAACAAGCTCTGGGTGTACTGCGCGAAGAAGTGCAAGAAGGCCGCAGCATTGTTATGGTCAGTCATGACCCCAATCATGCGGCCCAGTTTGCGACTCATGCTTTGTTGTTATTTGGTAATGGAGAATGGCAAGCAGGGGTATTGGCTGATGTACTCAACGCAGAAATGCTCAGCAAGCTATACCACCATCCTGTATTTGAAATGCAGCAGGATGGGAAAAGCTGGTTTGTGCCTATTGCTTAA
- a CDS encoding nucleotide-binding protein, giving the protein MSCAQVLLVAAPSSGSGKTTITAGLAWLYRRQGKRVKVFKCGPDFLDPLMLGFASGARVDNLDLWLVGEGLCRQMLAEAARDFDVILIESVMGLFDGEPSTADLAVKFGLPVLAVIDAGAMAQTFGALAFGLAHYRADLPFYGVLANKVAGERHAQMLQESVQFLSKERESASRAICGQEKSAAKTEIVQEVQRSLSEDLTQPANGAVALSRSVWMGWVGKVEPLPERHLGLALPEEIPDLAAKLDAVADALASQPIAHLQSNVEFSAPISNDIQPLLAGKRIAIARDAAFCFIYPANLACLTALGAELKFFSPLAHESLPECDALWLPGGYPELHADSLAAHPTICAELAQHVAVGKPIWAECGGMLALCESLTLVDGSVKPMWGLLPAQAAMQTRLAALGAQSFNLGEGDVRGHTFHYSKLSTTLTPVGYGSPCRLGSSGEALYKHGYIKASYIHGWFMSHPAATAALFGAV; this is encoded by the coding sequence GTGAGCTGCGCACAGGTATTACTCGTTGCCGCGCCTTCTTCAGGCTCAGGCAAAACCACCATCACTGCGGGCCTCGCTTGGTTGTATCGTCGCCAAGGAAAACGCGTCAAAGTCTTTAAATGTGGCCCCGATTTTCTTGATCCCTTGATGCTGGGTTTTGCCAGCGGCGCGCGGGTGGATAATTTGGATTTATGGTTGGTTGGCGAAGGTTTATGCCGCCAAATGCTCGCCGAGGCTGCGCGCGATTTTGATGTGATTTTGATCGAATCGGTGATGGGTTTATTTGACGGCGAGCCGAGTACGGCAGACTTGGCGGTGAAATTTGGCTTACCCGTGTTGGCGGTGATTGATGCCGGTGCAATGGCGCAGACCTTTGGCGCGTTGGCGTTTGGCTTGGCACATTACCGTGCAGATTTGCCATTTTATGGCGTGCTCGCTAATAAAGTGGCGGGCGAGCGGCATGCGCAGATGCTGCAGGAATCAGTACAATTCCTGAGCAAGGAGCGCGAGAGTGCGTCGCGAGCCATTTGCGGGCAAGAAAAATCCGCAGCGAAAACTGAGATAGTACAAGAAGTACAGCGAAGTTTGAGCGAGGATTTGACGCAGCCAGCGAATGGCGCAGTAGCTCTATCGCGCTCCGTTTGGATGGGGTGGGTGGGTAAAGTCGAACCACTGCCCGAGCGGCATTTGGGCTTGGCGCTGCCTGAAGAAATTCCTGATTTAGCCGCCAAACTCGATGCGGTGGCTGATGCGCTGGCTAGCCAGCCGATTGCGCACTTGCAATCAAATGTTGAATTTTCCGCGCCGATTTCGAACGACATTCAGCCATTGCTGGCGGGTAAACGAATTGCGATTGCGCGTGATGCGGCGTTTTGCTTTATTTATCCGGCTAATTTAGCGTGTTTAACCGCCTTGGGTGCGGAACTGAAATTTTTCTCGCCGCTGGCGCATGAGTCTTTGCCCGAGTGCGATGCGTTGTGGTTGCCCGGTGGCTATCCTGAACTCCACGCTGACTCGCTGGCCGCGCATCCGACTATTTGCGCGGAACTGGCGCAGCATGTGGCAGTGGGTAAGCCGATCTGGGCTGAGTGCGGTGGCATGCTGGCGCTGTGCGAGAGCCTGACTTTAGTGGATGGTTCTGTCAAACCGATGTGGGGTTTGTTGCCTGCGCAAGCGGCGATGCAAACGCGCTTGGCCGCGCTGGGTGCGCAAAGTTTTAATCTAGGGGAAGGAGACGTTCGTGGCCATACTTTCCATTACTCCAAGCTCAGTACGACATTGACGCCAGTTGGGTATGGCTCGCCATGCCGCTTAGGCTCTAGTGGTGAAGCACTATACAAGCATGGGTATATTAAGGCCTCTTATATTCACGGCTGGTTTATGAGCCATCCTGCGGCGACGGCTGCTTTGTTTGGTGCGGTTTAA
- a CDS encoding cobalamin-binding protein, with amino-acid sequence MRLILQLKLTVAAFVLCAGGASAAVSVKDDVGTTITLAQPAKRIISLAPHVTEDLFAIGAGKLIVGAVNYSDYPPEANQIERIGGYNGFDLERIRALKPDLIIGWATGNPQRQLDQIKSLGIPVFLTFSKKMSDVPGVLERLGELTANQAGAAVAAKQFRDQLALLEKTYAGRKPVRVFYQIWDRPLMTINNTQIISDAMRVCGAVNVFGHLPDLTPKVDVEAVLAANPDAIMTSGEPGVKTDWLASWQKWKNLKATKNNHFFVLPKDSVNRMGPRLVDGARAMCEAVEKARQ; translated from the coding sequence ATGCGTTTGATATTGCAATTGAAATTGACCGTTGCTGCTTTTGTCTTGTGTGCAGGAGGAGCAAGCGCGGCCGTGAGCGTCAAAGACGACGTCGGCACGACAATTACGCTGGCGCAGCCCGCAAAGCGCATCATCAGCCTTGCCCCGCATGTGACTGAAGATTTATTCGCCATTGGCGCGGGTAAATTGATTGTGGGGGCGGTCAATTACAGTGATTATCCACCCGAAGCCAATCAAATCGAGCGCATTGGTGGTTATAACGGCTTTGATTTGGAGCGAATTCGTGCGCTCAAGCCTGATTTAATAATTGGCTGGGCCACGGGTAATCCGCAGCGCCAACTTGATCAAATCAAATCACTGGGTATTCCCGTGTTTTTGACGTTCTCCAAAAAAATGAGCGATGTGCCAGGCGTTTTAGAGCGTTTGGGTGAATTGACCGCCAATCAGGCTGGCGCAGCGGTGGCGGCGAAGCAATTTCGTGATCAATTGGCGCTTTTGGAGAAAACCTACGCAGGGCGCAAGCCGGTGCGCGTGTTTTATCAAATCTGGGATAGGCCGCTAATGACCATCAACAACACGCAGATTATTTCGGACGCGATGCGGGTGTGCGGTGCGGTGAATGTGTTTGGGCATTTGCCCGATTTAACGCCTAAAGTCGATGTTGAGGCGGTCTTGGCGGCCAATCCGGATGCCATCATGACCAGCGGCGAGCCTGGCGTAAAAACCGATTGGCTGGCGTCTTGGCAAAAATGGAAAAATCTAAAAGCGACTAAAAATAATCATTTCTTTGTATTGCCCAAAGACAGCGTCAATCGCATGGGGCCGCGATTGGTGGATGGCGCGCGCGCGATGTGTGAAGCGGTTGAAAAGGCGCGGCAATGA
- a CDS encoding GGDEF domain-containing protein, translated as MPALTIRKKLMTLLSSWQAYCQAPNEEHFVEFALGVNTLAELLRAGPSLGLARMSHDLEQDALALFNTPDSHPISFEAQARLAEQIENLSQLIKGDVLATQPERRQQADAACYEAKKASIVLLSDQPSQWQDLIAQLGYFGLAIDVLSWSSAPQQSQALLLLDLKFTNDWPARLSVLRAANPASQMIALGLNSEFNLLHQALQLGCDHCFVQDMSLPAMVAHILELQSCQNEEPYRVLIVDDSLTAHAMIRRALADQGIETQAIIDPRLVIERMHEFQPDLLLLDMYMPDCTGVEAARIIRQHPEFLSIPIVYLSGETDLGLQVEALRLGGDHFLTKPFNPVFLNAIVNSKIERYRTLRRSMYHDSLTGLLNHTTSKSHLDLMLEQCRAQQRPLCVAMLDLDHFKQVNDSYGHPIGDQIIRSLAWLLKQRVRQGDILGRYGGEEFILALPGASLAVGHSILEQIRQDFAAIRHPFGDGYFQLSFSCGMAAYPAIEHSDQLIEAADQALYRAKRAGRNRIECA; from the coding sequence ATGCCTGCTCTGACTATTCGTAAGAAATTAATGACTTTGCTTTCGTCTTGGCAAGCGTATTGCCAAGCTCCCAATGAAGAGCATTTCGTCGAATTTGCTTTGGGTGTCAATACTTTAGCCGAGTTGCTGCGCGCAGGCCCAAGCTTGGGTTTGGCGCGGATGAGTCATGATTTAGAGCAAGATGCACTGGCTTTGTTTAATACGCCCGATAGCCACCCGATTTCGTTTGAAGCGCAGGCGCGCTTGGCGGAGCAGATTGAAAACTTGTCACAATTGATCAAAGGTGATGTGCTGGCCACACAGCCCGAGCGTCGTCAGCAGGCTGATGCTGCGTGCTATGAGGCGAAGAAAGCGTCGATTGTTTTACTGTCGGATCAGCCCTCGCAATGGCAGGATTTGATTGCACAGTTGGGTTATTTTGGCTTGGCAATTGATGTACTGAGTTGGTCATCTGCACCGCAGCAATCGCAGGCTTTGTTGTTGCTTGATTTAAAATTTACCAATGATTGGCCTGCGCGGCTTAGTGTCTTGCGCGCCGCCAATCCGGCTAGCCAGATGATCGCCTTGGGGCTGAATTCTGAATTTAATTTGCTGCACCAAGCGCTGCAATTGGGTTGTGATCATTGTTTTGTGCAAGACATGAGCTTGCCAGCAATGGTGGCGCATATTTTGGAGTTGCAAAGCTGCCAAAATGAAGAGCCGTATCGGGTATTGATTGTCGACGATTCCTTGACCGCGCACGCGATGATACGCCGCGCTTTGGCTGATCAAGGTATCGAAACACAGGCCATCATCGACCCGCGCTTGGTGATCGAGCGCATGCACGAATTTCAGCCTGATTTGTTGCTGCTTGATATGTATATGCCCGATTGCACTGGCGTTGAGGCGGCGCGGATTATTCGTCAACATCCAGAATTTTTGTCGATACCGATTGTGTATTTATCGGGAGAAACCGATTTGGGTTTACAGGTTGAGGCGCTGCGCTTGGGCGGCGATCACTTTTTAACCAAGCCCTTCAATCCGGTGTTTTTGAATGCGATTGTGAATAGCAAAATCGAGCGTTATCGCACTTTGCGGCGCTCGATGTATCACGATAGTTTGACGGGTTTGCTCAATCATACAACGAGTAAATCGCATTTAGATTTGATGCTCGAGCAATGCCGTGCGCAGCAACGGCCACTGTGCGTGGCCATGCTCGATTTGGATCATTTTAAGCAAGTTAATGATAGCTACGGCCATCCGATTGGCGATCAAATCATTCGCAGCTTGGCATGGTTGCTCAAGCAGCGAGTGCGGCAAGGCGATATTTTGGGGCGTTATGGTGGCGAAGAATTTATTCTGGCCTTGCCCGGCGCCAGTTTGGCTGTCGGGCATAGTATTTTGGAGCAAATTCGCCAAGACTTTGCGGCGATTCGTCACCCCTTTGGTGATGGCTATTTCCAGCTGTCGTTTTCTTGCGGCATGGCGGCATATCCAGCGATTGAACACAGCGATCAATTGATTGAGGCCGCCGACCAAGCACTCTATCGCGCCAAACGGGCAGGGCGTAATCGAATTGAGTGTGCTTAA